A section of the Phacochoerus africanus isolate WHEZ1 chromosome 4, ROS_Pafr_v1, whole genome shotgun sequence genome encodes:
- the LOC125124398 gene encoding uncharacterized protein LOC125124398: protein MPLSAALKSLFITYVLTTLVFGSVESYQCVSCSLHTCSADTQTTCGNSQSCFSHREELKTSGELYNLLRRKAVLQAHVSHWTYQHHWGITKHLDISISAAKMNCVTRGNSNCLRSPLIPMALNVLPATV, encoded by the exons ATGCCTCTATCTGCAGCCCTGAAGAGCCTCTTCATCACCTATGTCCTCACCACATTGGTTTTCGGCTCTGTGG aGAGTTACCAATGTGTAAGCTGTTCTCTTCATACATGTAGTGCCGACACACAGACAACTTGTGGAAACTCTCAAAGCTGCTTCAGCCACAGGGAAGAATTGAAGACATCAG GGGAGCTTTACAATCTGTTGAGGAGAAAGGCTGTGCTTCAAGCTCATGTGTCCCACTGGACTTATCAGCATCACTGGGGAATAACCAAACATTTGGATATAAGCATCAGTGCTGCCAAGATGAATTGTGTAACAAGAGGGAATTCCAAC tGCCTCAGAAGTCCTCTCATCCCAATGGCATTAAATGTCCTGCCTGCTACAGTGTGA